aggctggtccaatttagccatgaaacctcccacactaaaatgacaggtgtttcagtttcattgtcaaacccctgtatatctatatctatatagatatatatctatatagatctatatctatatagatatatatctatatagatatagatatatatatctatatctatatagatatatatatctatatataaagagatatctatatctatatagatatatatatatatctatatataaagAGATATCTATAttgatatagatatatatctatatagatatatgtctatatctatatagatatatatatccatatagatatatatatctatatagatatagatatatatctatatagatatatatatccatatagatatatatatctatatagatatagatctatatctatatagatctatatctatatctatatagatatatctatatagatatagatatatatatctatatagatatagatatatatagatagagagagagatatatAGAGagatatctatagatatagaaatctatatatagatatagaaatctatatagatatagatatatataaacTTTGGTTATCGTggggaggatttttttttttattaattaatttgagtatttcaaaataatttgagTCTACTCAACTTTATTGTTCCAGCACTCGCGGACAACGACGAACAACGGTTTGACGTTATCCGCTTTGAAATGGCGTTGAGGCAGTTGAAGACGCtgtcatttttttgttatttttatcattttggtCACTTCAGCTTTTAAGTTTTTGGTCCAGTGCTAACTTCTGAACTTAATCTATAATTTTGCGCTTTGTTCAGttgttaaacaaaaatgtattgcaGAAAAGTGTGAATAACTGACGTTGCATAATAAGGCCGCAGCAGGCCCCGGAGTTGCGTAAAGATTACGGCCGCTCTCCAGTGCTTGGCCCTGCCGCAGAGCTGCTATTTGGTGAGTCGCGAGCGGTTACAGGCAGCTTAGCCAGCGGACGAGGTTTGGATAGCGCAAGCGAAATGGTCATACTAGCTTCAAGAAACGTGTGTTTTacaattaaaagttaaaaacaaacagttttttatgtttgtgtctTTATAAGTATTGTTGCTAAACCGTTTTCTACTAGGACTAGCGTTAGCATACATGCTTCTCAAGTCATTACTCTGCACTGTTTACAAACAGTTAGCTACCCTTACTGCCagcaagtttgtttttttcgaACATTCTAATGTTTTTCCAGAAGCAAACTGGCTCATATTAAATTCTGAAAAAAACTTCATAAATGCTGTATTACCAttgtttgaatacattttgtaAAAGAGTTTTATACTGCAAGATATCCGTGACTTAGCGCCATGCGATTggaaacaaatgtaaacatgtttcgTTGTTAAGCTAGCTAAACTAATCTACGTTATTTCATAAAAGGAATTACTCTTTAAAGCTTCTTAGTAACTAGCATGCaccatttctgtatttttgcatATCCAATTAGCGGCTActgacaaattattttttcttcctttttcattttgttttaacaggtTTAGGTTGTTCCCGGCTAGACATGACAGTCCTGGAAACGAAGTGACACAGCTGGAGCCCAGTCCCGTCGTAACCACCACTTTATCAAATAGCTTCTACTGCTTGAgttatattttacattaaattgcATTTTGCAAACGCATAATTAATATGGCGTCAGTGCCAGTGTATTGCTTGTGTCGCCTGCCTTATGATGTGACACGCTTCATGATTGAATGTGACATCTGTCAAGACTGGTTTCATGGAAGGTAAGGTTTTTGGTTGCTTATACAGATCAAAAATTACCATGTGTTGTTTCACAGTGttattccacatgttttctatACTGAGACATGTCTAAAAAGTATAGTTGAACTCTTGACTTCTTAGAATTAATGCACAATGCACATGTTTTCTATTCAGCTGTGTTGGTGTTGAAGAGGACAAGGCTACTGAGATTGACCAGTACCACTGCCCCAACTGTCAGGTCACCCATGGGCCCTCTGTtagtaagtttatttattttctttatttttttgaaggaataatgtgaaacattttagaaatgaGTCGAGAAAGGAGCCTGAGTGGATTTGTATTTCTGTAACTTGGGACTTAACCAACATTCTGTCAAGGTGCCACAATTTTACTTTGTCTTTAGTAGACATGGAGTGGTTACCGGAATCAATGTATACCAAGATCTAAAAAAGTTATGAGTTTAAAACTGCTAAAAATGTTCCCTTATACAGTTTCAACAGTTTAAATTACTTTAAGGAGGTGACAGAGTAATGCAGCATAATGCAGCAATACTCCTACCCCACttattgctgcacactgctggtgtGGCTGGCTGAATAAAAGTTTAACACTTTTCACTTGCTTACAGGAGAGACAAATTTAGCACACTTAAGCATATTTTAGCTTGTGAAAAATACACACAGCTATGGAGAGAAGACTAAAGGAGAGCTATTTaattaaaactttattaaaactacagttggtAAGCTATGAGGTGAACGTGTGTTACGCAGCAGATAGCCTGCTCTACCAGAGCACAATAAGCCCTCTAAAACAACTACTATATTCCAAGTTTTGCATCTGAATAAAAATGGCAATAAGTAAACGTCGTAAAAAGCATGTGCTATATAACTTTAATaagagtatgaataatttttgcttatctgtttttaaataaaaccagttaGATCATGTATAGTTTTCGTTGTTTGGGATTTTTACTCAACGTTACAATTACCCTGAAAATCTCACCATGCCTGATCCTAATCGTACATCTCTGagggtttattattattattttaccgTGTGCACTCATTGatcattattattttcttctttatttcctcAGTGCGCAAACGGCGTGGAGGCAATAAACAGACAGATGGAAATACAGGCGTAGGAAGAGATCCCAGTAAGCCTGTAAAGACAGGGAGCCAACAGTTTGTCAGAGAGCTTCGTAGCAGAACATTCCCAAAGTAAGACCCTTGTCtgatatatatttattcatttatggcAAATCGTCATGTATTGAAATTTTGAAacattctgtttttctgtgctttGTGGAATGTAGTGCCGATGAAATCTTGCTGAAGCCGTCCGGGGCTCAACTGACGGTTGACTTTCTGGAAGAGCATTCTTTCAGCGTTCCTGTCATGGTGTTGAGGCGGGATGGCTTAGGCATGACCCTTCCTCCATCCTCGTTCAGTGTCAGTGACGTGGAGCACTACATTGGTACGTTTCTGCTAAATTAACTACTTGATTTAGACACACAGCACTGCATTCGTTCATGACTTTAgattttttatatgtaaaaccCTTGGCTCACCCATCAGCTCTTTAGATTTAGATGTACCAAACTTGGTTGTAATTTTGTATAGCAACCCTGAGCAACAGCTCTTTAAGcttattttctctttgtttaatTTGCAGAGTGGACATGGCTCTATTTGCTATTACTTCTAGTTCTTTTATGTATAAACATAAATTCTTTGTTATAGCACCTTAACAGTCTTAAAATATTAGTTTTGCAATAACAAAGTGATAActtaaagaagaaaatgtgtGGATGATTGACATCTCAGGTCCTACGTCAGATCTTTGGTGGAtacatttttttcctgtttcttaaacaaatgcctttaaaatatagttttttctcagacattttaaacagatgaCACGCTATGCATGCAATCATGGTAGTTCAAGGGTTGTGACTAAAATATAATGAACACAACTTATATTTAATGAAACTATTTGTGGAATATCTTTGAAAGATTGGAGAGCTgttgctcaaaatatttttcaaaaatactaGAAATCTGGGTAATTGGAATCAAAAGGTAAATAAATGTAGTGcaagtaaaagtttatttataaagcaccttTTACAAATGTCACAAGGTGCTTTATAGATAAACGAGACACATATTTACAATACCGTATTTTccacactataaggcgcacttaaaaacctttaattttttcaaaaaatgacagtgcgccttgtaatccggagcgccttatatatggatcaattggttaattggttgatccatactggttgtacacggcgctctgtcaaaatgtttcagtacgactggtaaactacaaagccgcaccgcttgcagcattacggctaccgtagtcaggggcgtcgccgaagtaatagcggtaaacacatatactgtgcttactcctagtccaacaccacttttgtgtgtataacgtttgaatatactgttgcaggaattgcctgaactacaggtccttctcaaaatattagcatattgtgataaagttcattattttccataatgtcatgatgaaaatttaacattcatatattttagattcattgcacactaactgaaatatttcaggtcttttattgtcttaatacggatgattttggcatacagctcatgaaaacccaaaattcctatctcacaaaattagcatatcattaaaagggtctctaaacgatctatgaacctaatcatctgaatcaacgagttaactctaaacacctgcaaaagattcctgaggcctttaaaactcccagcctggttcatcactcaaaaccccaatcatgggtaagactgccgacctgactgctgtccagaaggccactattgacaccctcaagcaagagggtaagacacagaaagaaatttctgaacgaataggctgttcccagagtgctgtatcaaggcacctcagtgggaagtctgtgggaaggaaaaagtgtggcagaaaacgctgcacaacgagaagaggtgaccggaccctgaggaagattgtggagaagggccgattccagaccttgggggacctgcggaagcagtggactgagtctggagtagaaacatccagagccaccgtgcacaggcgtgtgcaggaaatggggtacaggtgctgcattccccaggtcaagccacttttgaaccagaaacagcagcagaagcgcctgacctgggctacagagaagcagcactggactgttgctcagtggtccaaagtactttttcggatgaaagcaaattctgcatgtcattcggaaatcaaggtgccagagtctggaggaagactggggagaaggaaatgccagaagtccagtgtcaagtacccacagtcagtgatggtctggggtgccgtgtcagctgctggtgttggtccactgtgttttatcaagggcagggtcaatgcagctagctatcaggagattttggagcacttcatgcttccatctgctgaaaatctttatggagatgaagatttcatttttcagcacgacctggcacctgctcacagtgccaaaaccactggtaaatggtttactgaccatggtatcactgtgctcaattggcctgccaactctcctgacttgaaccccatagagaatctgtgggatattgtgaagagaacgttgagagactcaagactcaacactctggatgagctaaaggccgctatcgaagcatcctgggcctccataagacctcagcagtgccacaggctgattacctccatgccacgccgcattgaagcagtcatttctgcaaaaggattcccgaccaagtattgagtgcataactgtacatgattatttgaaggttgacgttttttgtattaaaaacacttttcttttattggtcggatgaaatatgctaattttgtgagataggaattttgggttttcatgagctgtatgccaaaatcatccgtattaagacaataaaagacctgaaatatttcagttagtgtgcaatgaatctaaaatatatgaatgttaaattttcatcattacattatggaaaataatgaactttatcacaatatgctaatattttgagaaggacctgtatatgtgattagaagctcagtgtgtggggtgtatgtttcgtgtgtgtgtatggaagatgttgacattactcctccgaacagaggtggcgctgtgtgctgccgtagctgagaatcaagagtgaaggagtgacgtcggtattattgtgtgtgtggggtgggtagagacagcgaccggagcagcggtgtatgagtctgtaagccctgtgtttttacgtgctgcaaagtcattaaaaagaaccccgaatctcgtcaacaactcagtgttttgatgctgtttcttcatgctcaactcagcaacgtatgagtgagggagttaacccccgaggaaactagtaacttcggccctggagaaagcgtctcccctgtgtcatcagactacggtcaggggacagaaacaggaaaggttaacagtactaacgtttgatttagtgcatcaaactgtttcttttacgtgtttactgaatcagggaaaagttccctttcacgttttaactaacgtttgatttcaacttcaacttcatagactccaatgcattcctaacgtgcggttggctctattcaatagatttctatgtagaggagatcttaccatgagagtgaatggagttatcagaacgctggtttgtagtgtattaataaagtttgactgactgacttatctgactgttttgttgacattctctttagcacagctccatctagtggatgcataacgcaaccccagtcaaacgtttgactgcagaagcttctattctatgcgccttataatccggtgcgccttatagtgcggaaaatacggtatataaaacagaaatacaaaacagcaataaaaaccTAGTTCTGACTAAAAGCTTCTTACTATTAGAACTTCTTtagctgatttttaaaaatgtccacAGAGTCTGGTGCTGTTTGTAAAAATAAGTGACTTTGAGTTCTGAAGCGTGTGTTTGGGACCATTCATATGGTTCTGATAAGGATTACCTAGGACTGCTAGAGGTGGCTCATGTTTCATTCAATTCAGCAAAATAGGAAACATTTTGAAGGTTAAGGCCACCATTTGAAAATGGACTCTAAAAATGATAAGTAGAGCAGTGACTTTAAAACTAGGTTTGTATGGGTTCCTGTTTTGGACCAGTCAGAAGTCTTGCGGTGGAGATCTTGACTAACTGAAGATCAGCCAGCCTGTTCTTATTCAGAGAAGTGAAGAGACCAATACCATAGTCAAATCTCATagacataaaagcagaaattatgcgtagttcttttttttaaaggttgtttttgGGAAATCAAActacagttttatttacaatgtTCTAAATGAATCAGTTTAATTTTAGCGTTTGTTAGAGAAATAGTTTTCATTCCTGTGTGGTGATGCCTTTGGTTCCTTGCTCTAAAATGtctaaaatctgtttatttgcaGGTTCAGATAAAGAGATTGATGTTATTGATGTGTCTCGTCAATGTGACCTGAAGATGCGACTAGGAGACTTCGTTGAATACTACAACAGCCCTAATCGGGACAGAGTGCTCAATGTGATCAGCCTGGAGTTCTCTGAAACTAGGTACCAGAAGGAAATTACAAACAGAAACAGTAGAGTTCCTGGTTGTACTTGCTGTGCCGTAATTAATATGTTTGGAAATTGACATAGGCTCTCAAATTTGGTGGAGACTCCGAAGATTGTGAGAAAACTTTCATGGGTGGAAAACCTCTGGCCTGAAGAGTCAGTTTTTGAACGGCCAAATGTGCAGAAGTACTGTCTGATGGGAGTAAAGGACAGCTACACAGACTTTCACATTGACTTTGGTGGGACTTCAGTATGGTACCATGTCCTGAGGGTGAGAGGACATGttatttttagtttgtgtttgggaagtttcactttttgtttgttttaaagagtTCTAATTAAATcaacattattttttataaacttgtctTTCTATGTTTACTCAGGGCGAGAAAATCTTCTATCTAATTTCTCCCACCCCAGCCAATCTGGCACTTTTTGAGCGATGGAGTTCCTCATCTAACCAGAATGAGATGTTCTTTGGGGATCAAGTTGACATGTGTTACAAGTGTTCTGTCAAGCAAGGAAACACACTGTTCATACCAACAGGTATTAATGGATTTTTGTTATGTATCAGGAAAGGGTTTTTGCAGTCCTGTCAGATATTCTGTGTCTAATTCGGCCAATGTCTGCAACTACTGCTGTACTGAACTGTCAGTATCTAAGTATACAAACAAATTATTTGCTACAAAAAGACAGACTTATGGGACTTAATGTGAGCTAAGTGTAAATGAATTAACTTTAATGTTGTCTGTTTTCCAGGATGGATTCATTCTGTGCTGACTCCCGTGGACTGTCTGGCGTTTGGAGGAAACTTTCTGCACAGTCTCAACATTGACATGCAGCTGCGGTCAGTCTTCTAATAACTCTCCATCCATTTTTGACTGAagtattttggttttaaaaatacttatgATCTTCACTTTCTattaaaagtgaaataaaatcaaGGGGTGAATGACACATtgtgtattttctattttttttacgCTGTCTCAACCAAGACAAATGTGACTTTTGTGATGGAGGCAAACGGTTGTTTGACTTTCAAGACATACAGCTCAGGGTTGGTCCTGACTGACGCAATTTATACTACTGAAAAAATAGTTGGAGAATATATCCTTGTTGAGGCAAGCCAATAATCTGGTTAGATGACTTGGAGGgtgaatttttttaaagttgacaTGTTGACAACATCTATCTGACCTACCTCCTCCACTGGTCTCTATGTGTTACCCTTTCAACCTTAATAGTAAAAATACTAAAACGACTTATAGTaggaacacattttttaaagaagtCTTTAATCTGGGCCGGCACGTGGAGTAGCGGGAGAGCAGGCATCCCATATCCAGACGTTAATAGTCTTTAATgccacctgtccagggtttgATTCCCAACTTTGGGACCTttcctgcatgtcttccctcgTTCTGCCCGTTTCCCATCCGATTACTCTTAGTCTTAAATTTAAAAGTCTTAGATTTAAAAACAAGCGTTTTCatcaaatgtaaagaaattttctttgaatgttatgtttttaaatatttccaaatatgCAGGACTGTGTATGTTATTTCTGTGTAATATATTGTTTACCTTTATTGTGTATAGTATAACGAATGCACTTATTTTTTCTCATACATAAATCATTGCATAAATCACTAACTTTGTATGCCTTCCCACTATGGGCCTGTTCTGTGCATTTGCTTAAATGGCAAATAAATGCGATTGCAGCTGAAACCAGGTATTAACATACATTGtatgaaaacatgtttaacctgtttttcagcatctgaCATTGAATAAGACTAAACCTTCCTTGTTTTAGGTCTGTTAGGATGaccaaaaatatttctgtttaaatgccagaataatgagtgtttttaatttttttaaagaaagttttataacttttttctAAGTCAGTGTGAGCAAGGCAGCCTACGAACCTGTTAACACCTACCTCGGACAGTAACCGATCCAGTGTTCAGGGGTTTTTAGCAGCAACAAGGACAAATGAGGAAGTTGTCTCCTTATTTCGCCGCTGCTGGACTCTAGTTGCAAGCACGGGTTTAATCATCAACCAAGTCGGTGCCAATCTCTGGGAAGTCGACATCCTCAGCCAACTTCTCAGCAGTCTGAAATTTATCTGTTTACTGTGCCAGTACGTACGacatgttggaaacatttaaacaagAGTGCTGAACAACTTTGACTTCATGAAGACTAGACCAGCTGATCATCTACACAGATGTATTACTGAAATAACCACTAATGTCCAACTTTGCTTTGGGGTCATTTTAGGGCGTATGAAATAGAGAAGAGATTAAGCACAGCCGACTTGTTCAAATTCCCCAACTTTGAGACTGTATGTTGGTATGTTGGGAAGCACCTTCTTGATATATTCAGAGGTGAGGAATTTCAATACACATTTTATCACttttgagtttttctgtgaACTTTTTTTGGTGGTGTGACTTTGTGTCCAACGTTGTGTATCCTCCAACAGGACTGAGAGAAAATCGCAGACACCCTGCCAGCTACCTTGTTCAAGGAGCTAAGGCCCTGAACAACGCTTTCCGCACCTGGACGCGCAAAGAGGTACATTTATACtgacagtttttgctttttactgttttacttATTTTGGTATTTCTTTTCTAATGGGCTTTATTTGCTGTGTTTTAAAACAGAGAACAAGGTTTCATTGTGAAAAATCAATGATTTGAGAATAGGTGTtggaacaaaaactgttttcttaatacatttttatatacaTTATTGCATAAAATGAATTGAAACTAATCTCACTGGATACTTGTATTTTAAAAGACAGAGTtttataacaaaatgtaaataatttttccaGGTATGAAGATAACTTAATTCTTAAAGAGAGGGAAGTGAGGGGTTCCTTGTTTAGTGTTTAGTCCTGAAAATGATTAGTTTGTGACAACAAGAGAATGTACTGTAACATGGATTCTTACTCAAAactgtcatttttttatttattgtgttattatttttatccaCATATCTGCTTTTTGTGAGATACTTGGTCATAGTTTCTCTGAATTTACCTGAATTGttctttatatattatatattataatattgCATAAGAGGACTGATGATCTTCTGCACTCAGGCCTTAGCAGATCATGACATGGAGATACCAGAGACAATCAACACTCAGACATTAATAAAAGACCTGGCAAAAGAGATTCGTCTGGTTGAGGTGAtttcttttaatgtatttttagaaaaataattcacacaccgtttattcatttttagtaataaactatattttatttcattaggaTATCTTTCAGCAAAACATTGGTCGCACAGGACCTCAGTTTCCTGGTGCTCCACTATCCAAAGCACCCCTGAGCGCCGCTCAGAACTCGGGACGCCCCCCTGGAAAAAAGAAAGGGCCCAAACATAAGGAGGTGTTGGGGGGGTTTGGGCCCACTGGAACCAAAAAGAAAAGTCAGAAAGGGATACTCAAAGCAGAAGCAGGAGAACTCGAGCTCATTGAGATCCATGCCAAACATACCCTCAAAaaatttcaacctggaaagtcCAAACACAAGAACAAGGTATGTACTTTCTCAAATTTGTTGAAGATGTGGTTATTTAACAAGTCTAAATGTTTTGCTGTTGTTtctaatttctgtttttacagctgGAGCTGCCGTTAGAGGAGTTCGAaggaaagataaataaaaacaagcttAAACTTGTCTTGACAAATGGGAAAATCCAAGGGTAAGCACTGATGCTCTTTTAAGTTTGCAGCAGTTTTGTACCttctgattgttttttgttatattatgcctgttttttctttaatgagTTAGTAAGAAAGATGGTAGCAGTAATGGTGCAGGAAGGGCTGGAAGCTACAAACACCTTGCCACAGAGGGATCCAGTCTATCTGACCTGGAGTCTGAGGATGAGCTGCAGATTGATGAGACTCCACCTCCTCGACGCAAACCTACTGGACCtaacaagaaaaagaaactaaGTGGCAAGTATTGGGATTAAACCCAGAAAAGAAAAGTTCAGTGTTCTGGTTTCA
This DNA window, taken from Girardinichthys multiradiatus isolate DD_20200921_A chromosome 1, DD_fGirMul_XY1, whole genome shotgun sequence, encodes the following:
- the phf8 gene encoding histone lysine demethylase PHF8 isoform X1, whose product is MASVPVYCLCRLPYDVTRFMIECDICQDWFHGSCVGVEEDKATEIDQYHCPNCQVTHGPSVMRKRRGGNKQTDGNTGVGRDPSKPVKTGSQQFVRELRSRTFPNADEILLKPSGAQLTVDFLEEHSFSVPVMVLRRDGLGMTLPPSSFSVSDVEHYIGSDKEIDVIDVSRQCDLKMRLGDFVEYYNSPNRDRVLNVISLEFSETRLSNLVETPKIVRKLSWVENLWPEESVFERPNVQKYCLMGVKDSYTDFHIDFGGTSVWYHVLRGEKIFYLISPTPANLALFERWSSSSNQNEMFFGDQVDMCYKCSVKQGNTLFIPTGWIHSVLTPVDCLAFGGNFLHSLNIDMQLRAYEIEKRLSTADLFKFPNFETVCWYVGKHLLDIFRGLRENRRHPASYLVQGAKALNNAFRTWTRKEALADHDMEIPETINTQTLIKDLAKEIRLVEDIFQQNIGRTGPQFPGAPLSKAPLSAAQNSGRPPGKKKGPKHKEVLGGFGPTGTKKKSQKGILKAEAGELELIEIHAKHTLKKFQPGKSKHKNKLELPLEEFEGKINKNKLKLVLTNGKIQGKKDGSSNGAGRAGSYKHLATEGSSLSDLESEDELQIDETPPPRRKPTGPNKKKKLSGLPRKLPRAKPCSDPNRIREPGEVDFDIEEDYTTDEEALAAHGVKGGAGGILDLLKASKQVAGLDSAALSEEAPASPSTRDAIQGMLSMANPPSSSSSSSSSSPSSISGGLTEGLAAVKDKGGRTVWVTGGIKKSANPEKKAVIQRPGKRTIKRPARHITDEDSPDEQETLGTCFKDSDYVYPSLESDEEDHINKTKMKRKKNWDDTPWSPKARVMPTLPKQDRPAREGARVASVETGLAAAAAKLAQQEQQKPAKRKYTKKQRPPAPVVSPPPVQAEPTPPSPTPAPESAADVSPDRRMDYFSASLLDHEYTAGPGPFGPGGPRGSGAMAPGVFLSSRRPSMSPQNSSSHAGLSPAGLASQGITGIGQGKRPKKGLATAKQRLGKILKIHRNGKLLL
- the phf8 gene encoding histone lysine demethylase PHF8 isoform X2 — encoded protein: MVLRRDGLGMTLPPSSFSVSDVEHYIGSDKEIDVIDVSRQCDLKMRLGDFVEYYNSPNRDRVLNVISLEFSETRLSNLVETPKIVRKLSWVENLWPEESVFERPNVQKYCLMGVKDSYTDFHIDFGGTSVWYHVLRGEKIFYLISPTPANLALFERWSSSSNQNEMFFGDQVDMCYKCSVKQGNTLFIPTGWIHSVLTPVDCLAFGGNFLHSLNIDMQLRAYEIEKRLSTADLFKFPNFETVCWYVGKHLLDIFRGLRENRRHPASYLVQGAKALNNAFRTWTRKEALADHDMEIPETINTQTLIKDLAKEIRLVEDIFQQNIGRTGPQFPGAPLSKAPLSAAQNSGRPPGKKKGPKHKEVLGGFGPTGTKKKSQKGILKAEAGELELIEIHAKHTLKKFQPGKSKHKNKLELPLEEFEGKINKNKLKLVLTNGKIQGKKDGSSNGAGRAGSYKHLATEGSSLSDLESEDELQIDETPPPRRKPTGPNKKKKLSGLPRKLPRAKPCSDPNRIREPGEVDFDIEEDYTTDEEALAAHGVKGGAGGILDLLKASKQVAGLDSAALSEEAPASPSTRDAIQGMLSMANPPSSSSSSSSSSPSSISGGLTEGLAAVKDKGGRTVWVTGGIKKSANPEKKAVIQRPGKRTIKRPARHITDEDSPDEQETLGTCFKDSDYVYPSLESDEEDHINKTKMKRKKNWDDTPWSPKARVMPTLPKQDRPAREGARVASVETGLAAAAAKLAQQEQQKPAKRKYTKKQRPPAPVVSPPPVQAEPTPPSPTPAPESAADVSPDRRMDYFSASLLDHEYTAGPGPFGPGGPRGSGAMAPGVFLSSRRPSMSPQNSSSHAGLSPAGLASQGITGIGQGKRPKKGLATAKQRLGKILKIHRNGKLLL